A region of Heliangelus exortis chromosome 4, bHelExo1.hap1, whole genome shotgun sequence DNA encodes the following proteins:
- the GUCY1A1 gene encoding guanylate cyclase soluble subunit alpha-1 isoform X1, producing the protein MFCTKLKDLKITGECPFSLVTQSHITEEHDKDCKENSSKAALPICKEVHEKEAQRNLPQRKTSRSRVYLHTLTESICKLLFPEFERLNLALQRTLAKHSIKEARKTEDREDFEKIISDHANAAGVPVESLRESLGEELFKICYEEDEHILGVIGGTLKDFLNSFTTLLKQSGHSQEAGKKDRLEDSSMLCLEKDQDFLNVYYFFPKKITSLILPGIIKAAAHILYETEVEVMLMPPCFHNDCTEFANQPYLLYSIQVKSAKPSLSPCKPQSSLVIPASVFCKTFPFHFMFDKDMSVLQIGNGIRRLLTRRECQAKPNFEEYFEILTPKVSCTFSGIMTMLNMQFTVRVRRWDNTDMKSSMVMDLKGQMIYIFESSAILFLGSPCVDRLEDFTGRGLYLSDIPIHNALRDVVLIGEQARAQDGLKKRLGKLKATLEQAHQALEEEKKKTVDLLFSIFPGEVAQQLWQGQVVQAKKFNNVTMLFSDIVGFTAICSQCSPMQVITMLNELYTRFDYQCGELDVYKVETIGDAYCVAGGLHKESETHAVQIALMALKMMELSDEVVSPHGEPIKMRIGLHSGSVFAGVVGVKMPRYCLFGNNVTLANKFESCSVPRKINVSPTTYRLLEEYPGFMFTPRSREELPPNFPSDIPGICYFLDSYIQGTNTQTWFQKRDLGDGNANFLGEETGID; encoded by the exons ATGTTCTGTACAAAACTGAAAGACTTGAAGATCACAGGGGAATGTCCTTTCTCCTTAGTTACTCAGAGTCACATTACTGAGGAACATGACAAGGATTGCAAAGAAAACAGCTCTAAAGCAGCTTTGCCCATCTGCAAAGAAGTCCATGAAAAAGAGGCTCAAAGAAACCTTCCACAAAGGAAAACGAGCAGAAGTAGAGTGTACCTGCACACATTAACTGAAAGTATCTGCAAACTATTATTTCCTGAG tttgaAAGACTAAATCTTGCACTTCAGAGAACACTTGCAAAACACAGCATAAAAGAAGCCAG aaaaactgaGGATAgagaagattttgaaaaaataatcagtgatCATGCTAATGCAGCAG GTGTTCCCGTGGAGTCTCTACGGGAATCTCTTGGTGAAGAGCTATTCAAAATATGCTATGAAGAAGATGAACACATATTGGGGGTTATTGGAGGAACCCTTAAAGACTTCTTGAACAGCTTCACTACTCTGCTGAAGCAGAGCGGCCACAGccaagaagcaggaaaaaaggacaGACTCGAAGATTCCTCCATGTTGTGCCTGGAGAAAGATCAGGACTTCTTAAATGTGtattatttctttccaaagaagaTCACGAGTCTTATTTTACCTGGTATTATTAAAGCAGCAGCTCATATTTTATATGAAACTGAGGTGGAAGTAATGCTTATGCCTCCTTGTTTCCATAATGACTGCACTGAGTTTGCTAATCAGCCTTATTTGCTGTACTCCATACAAGTCAAAAGTGCAAAACCTTCCTTATCACCGTGTAAACCACAGTCTTCACTTGTGATCCCTGCCTCTGTGTTCTGTAAGACTTTCccatttcattttatgtttgaCAAGGACATGTCAGTTCTTCAAATTGGAAATGGGATAAGAAGACTTTTGACCAGGAGAGAATGTCAAGCTAAGCCAAATTTTGAAGAGTATTTTGAAATTCTTACCCCCAAAGTAAGCTGCACTTTTAGTGGAATAATGACAATGCTAAATATGCAGTTTACTGTAAGAGTCAGAAGATGGGACAATACTGATATGAAATCATCCATG GTAATGGATCTTAAAGGCCAAATGATCTATATCTTTGAATCCAGTGCCATCCTATTTTTGGGATCTCCTTGTGTGGATAGACTAGAAGATTTTACTGGACGTGGATTGTACCTCTCAGATATTCCAATTCACAATGCACTGAGAGATGTTGTTCTGATAGGAGAGCAGGCCAGAGCTCAGGATGGACTCAAGAAGAGATTAGGAAAGCTAAAAGCAACCCTCGAGCAGGCCCATCAAGcacttgaagaagaaaagaagaagactGTTGATCTTctgttttcaatttttcctgGAGAGGTTGCTCAGCAGCTGTGGCAGGGACAAGTTGTGCAAGCCAAGAAATTTAATAATGTCACAATGCTTTTCTCTGACATTGTTGGATTCACTGCCATCTGTTCCCAGTGCTCACCTATGCAGGTTATCACCATGCTTAATGAGCTTTACACTCGCTTTGATTACCAGTGTGGAGAGCTGGATGTCTACAAG GTTGAGACTATTGGAGATGCCTACTGTGTTGCTGGAGGTTTACACAAGGAAAGTGAAACCCATGCTGTTCAGATAGCACTGATGGCCCTGAAGATGATGGAGCTGTCAGATGAGGTGGTGTCTCCCCATGGAGAGCCTATCAAG atgCGTATTGGCCTTCATTCTGGATCTGTCTTTGCTGGAGTTGTTGGGGTTAAAATGCCTCGTTATTGCCTTTTTGGTAACAATGTAACCCTTGCCAACAAATTTGAATCTTGCAGTgtaccaagaaaaataaatgtcagcCCAACAACTTACAG gTTGTTAGAGGAATATCCAGGTTTTATGTTCACACCTCGCTCAAGAGAAGAACTTCCACCTAACTTTCCCAGTGATATTCCTGGAATTTGCTATTTTCTGGATTCTTACATTCAAGGAACAAACACACAGACTTGGTTTCAAAAGAGAGACTTAGGAGATGGTAATGCCAATTTTTTGGGTGAGGAAACAGGAATAGACTAA
- the GUCY1A1 gene encoding guanylate cyclase soluble subunit alpha-1 isoform X2: protein MFCTKLKDLKITGECPFSLVTQSHITEEHDKDCKENSSKAALPICKEVHEKEAQRNLPQRKTSRSRVYLHTLTESICKLLFPEFERLNLALQRTLAKHSIKEARKTEDREDFEKIISDHANAAGVPVESLRESLGEELFKICYEEDEHILGVIGGTLKDFLNSFTTLLKQSGHSQEAGKKDRLEDSSMLCLEKDQDFLNVYYFFPKKITSLILPGIIKAAAHILYETEVEVMLMPPCFHNDCTEFANQPYLLYSIQVKSAKPSLSPCKPQSSLVIPASVFCKTFPFHFMFDKDMSVLQIGNGIRRLLTRRECQAKPNFEEYFEILTPKVSCTFSGIMTMLNMQFTVRVRRWDNTDMKSSMVMDLKGQMIYIFESSAILFLGSPCVDRLEDFTGRGLYLSDIPIHNALRDVVLIGEQARAQDGLKKRLGKLKATLEQAHQALEEEKKKTVDLLFSIFPGEVAQQLWQGQVVQAKKFNNVTMLFSDIVGFTAICSQCSPMQVITMLNELYTRFDYQCGELDVYKVETIGDAYCVAGGLHKESETHAVQIALMALKMMELSDEVVSPHGEPIKVVRGISRFYVHTSLKRRTST from the exons ATGTTCTGTACAAAACTGAAAGACTTGAAGATCACAGGGGAATGTCCTTTCTCCTTAGTTACTCAGAGTCACATTACTGAGGAACATGACAAGGATTGCAAAGAAAACAGCTCTAAAGCAGCTTTGCCCATCTGCAAAGAAGTCCATGAAAAAGAGGCTCAAAGAAACCTTCCACAAAGGAAAACGAGCAGAAGTAGAGTGTACCTGCACACATTAACTGAAAGTATCTGCAAACTATTATTTCCTGAG tttgaAAGACTAAATCTTGCACTTCAGAGAACACTTGCAAAACACAGCATAAAAGAAGCCAG aaaaactgaGGATAgagaagattttgaaaaaataatcagtgatCATGCTAATGCAGCAG GTGTTCCCGTGGAGTCTCTACGGGAATCTCTTGGTGAAGAGCTATTCAAAATATGCTATGAAGAAGATGAACACATATTGGGGGTTATTGGAGGAACCCTTAAAGACTTCTTGAACAGCTTCACTACTCTGCTGAAGCAGAGCGGCCACAGccaagaagcaggaaaaaaggacaGACTCGAAGATTCCTCCATGTTGTGCCTGGAGAAAGATCAGGACTTCTTAAATGTGtattatttctttccaaagaagaTCACGAGTCTTATTTTACCTGGTATTATTAAAGCAGCAGCTCATATTTTATATGAAACTGAGGTGGAAGTAATGCTTATGCCTCCTTGTTTCCATAATGACTGCACTGAGTTTGCTAATCAGCCTTATTTGCTGTACTCCATACAAGTCAAAAGTGCAAAACCTTCCTTATCACCGTGTAAACCACAGTCTTCACTTGTGATCCCTGCCTCTGTGTTCTGTAAGACTTTCccatttcattttatgtttgaCAAGGACATGTCAGTTCTTCAAATTGGAAATGGGATAAGAAGACTTTTGACCAGGAGAGAATGTCAAGCTAAGCCAAATTTTGAAGAGTATTTTGAAATTCTTACCCCCAAAGTAAGCTGCACTTTTAGTGGAATAATGACAATGCTAAATATGCAGTTTACTGTAAGAGTCAGAAGATGGGACAATACTGATATGAAATCATCCATG GTAATGGATCTTAAAGGCCAAATGATCTATATCTTTGAATCCAGTGCCATCCTATTTTTGGGATCTCCTTGTGTGGATAGACTAGAAGATTTTACTGGACGTGGATTGTACCTCTCAGATATTCCAATTCACAATGCACTGAGAGATGTTGTTCTGATAGGAGAGCAGGCCAGAGCTCAGGATGGACTCAAGAAGAGATTAGGAAAGCTAAAAGCAACCCTCGAGCAGGCCCATCAAGcacttgaagaagaaaagaagaagactGTTGATCTTctgttttcaatttttcctgGAGAGGTTGCTCAGCAGCTGTGGCAGGGACAAGTTGTGCAAGCCAAGAAATTTAATAATGTCACAATGCTTTTCTCTGACATTGTTGGATTCACTGCCATCTGTTCCCAGTGCTCACCTATGCAGGTTATCACCATGCTTAATGAGCTTTACACTCGCTTTGATTACCAGTGTGGAGAGCTGGATGTCTACAAG GTTGAGACTATTGGAGATGCCTACTGTGTTGCTGGAGGTTTACACAAGGAAAGTGAAACCCATGCTGTTCAGATAGCACTGATGGCCCTGAAGATGATGGAGCTGTCAGATGAGGTGGTGTCTCCCCATGGAGAGCCTATCAAG gTTGTTAGAGGAATATCCAGGTTTTATGTTCACACCTCGCTCAAGAGAAGAACTTCCACCTAA